One window from the genome of Pyxicephalus adspersus chromosome 6, UCB_Pads_2.0, whole genome shotgun sequence encodes:
- the MYT1 gene encoding myelin transcription factor 1 isoform X2, whose product MNVDHDDKRTRTRSKIRGIPVEIIGQDLSCPTPGCIGSGHISGKYARHRSLQNCPLARKRKLKDTETEQLPSSKRKSHPLKLAMDEGYNMDSDGSEETEVKDEESGTEDSEGTLVETEEESESTEPKETPSPEPREAENSSTKETYEDQPSNNETPTKATYSSYQEIIANSLLNLGQIAKETLVSEGHLPESELETPKPSSGVVQIVQPEVEEATVEEVCDKEIIIQTEDAEEVIEVTSERSSESCLEPREDVNSEETCKKDMEDEDEDEEDDDIDEEDDDDLDGDEEEEQTSEMMTQDAPHASQGSPKIHCEGQFSPKPEYSVIVEVRSDDDKDDDNHSQKSAVTDESEMYDMMTRGNLGLLEQAIALKAEQVKVVREPSRVPTDNIKSFQSDEKQNRSIDTMRKSFYDAARPEKREIKCPTPGCDGTGHVTGLYPHHRSLSGCPHKDRIPPEILAMHENVLKCPTPGCTGQGHVNSNRNTHRSLSGCPIAAAEKLARSHEKQQQPGDLTKNNTNSDRILRPMCFVKQLEIPQYGSYRPNMVPATPRANLAKELEKYSKVTFDYASFDAQVFGKRLIAPKIQTSENSPKAFKSKPYPKASSPNHSPSSSYVKSTSSSSSGFDYTHDAEAAHMAATAILNLSTRCWEMPENLSTKQQDQPNKSMDIEVDENGTLDLSMNKHRKRESTFPSSSSCSSSPSMKSPEQSQRQNCTSATSSNMTSPQSSQTSRQDDWDGPIDYTKPNRQREEEPEESEPAGASFASSEADDQEMQEENFEDRKYPGDVTLSNFKLKFLSKDSKKELLTYFAAQRDFRPVRDGGCASPKGGEAGKKAGALLNDCPTPGCDGSGHITGNYASHRRCPTPGCDGSGHITGNYASHRSLSGCPRAKKSGMKVTPTKDDKDDPELLKCPVPGCDGLGHISGKYASHRSASGCPLAARRQKEGTLNGSAFSWKSLKNEGPTCPTPGCDGSGHANGSFLTHRSLSGCPRASFASKKGKLSGDELLGTKFKTSDVLENDEEIKQLNKEINELTESNTEMEADMVNLQSQITSMEKNLKNIEEENKVIEEQNEALFVELSGLSQALIRSLTNIRLPHLEPISEQNFDAYVNTLTDMYSNKECYQNPENKALLETIKQAVKGIQV is encoded by the exons ATGAATGTAGACCATGATGATAAAAGGACACGCACACGATCCAAAATCAGAG GTATCCCAGTTGAAATTATTGGACAGGATTTAAG CTGTCCAACCCCAGGCTGTATTGGCTCAGGACACATCAGTGGGAAATACGCACGACACAGAAG TTTACAGAACTGCCCCCTGGCCCGAAAACGCAAGCTGAAAGACACAGAGACTGAGCAGCTCCCATCATCAAAGAGGAAGTCCCATCCTCTCAAACTGGCCATGGATGAGGGTTACAACATGGACAGTGATGGCAGCGAAGAGACAGAAGTAAAAGATGAGGAATCAGGAACAGAGGATTCAGAAGGGACACTAGTAGAAACAGAAGAGGAATCTGAAAGCACTGAACCCAAAGAGACTCCCAGCCCTGAGCCCAGAGAAG CTGAAAACTCTTCCACGAAAGAGACCTATGAAGATCAACCATCAAACAACGAGACACCCACAAAAGCCACTTATAGCAGTTATCAAGAAATCATTGCCAATTCGCTCCTAAATCTGGGCCAAATTGCAAAAGAGACCTTGGTGTCAGAAGGACATTTGCCAGAAAGTGAATTGGAGACCCCCAAACCGAGCTCTGGGGTGGTGCAGATTGTCCAGCCAGAGGTGGAGGAAGCGACGGTGGAGGAAGTATGTGACAAAGAGATCATCATCCAAACAGAAGATGCAGAAGAAGTCATTGAGGTGACCAGTGAAAGAAGCAGTGAATCATGTCTAGAGCCTCGAGAAGATGTCAACTCTGAGGAGACCTGCAAAAAGGACATGGAAGATGAGGATGAAGATGAAGAGGATGATGACATTGATGAAGAGGATGACGATGATTTAGATGGTGATGAAGAAGAAGAACAGACATCAGAGATGATGACACAAGATGCCCCCCATGCTTCTCAGGGCTCCCCAAAAATTCACTGTGAAGGACAGTTCAGCCCAAAACCTGAATACTCGGTCATTGTGGAAGTCAGGTCGGATGACGATAAAGATGACGACAACCACTCTCAAAAATCAGCGGTGACTGATGAGTCTGAAATGTACGACATGATGACTCGAGGGAACCTGGGTCTTTTGGAACAAGCGATAGCTCTGAAGGCTGAACAAGTTAAAGTTGTGCGGGAACCTAGCAGGGTGCCGACGGACAACATTAAAAGCTTTCAATCTGATGAGAAGCAAAATAGATCAATAGACACCATGAGGAAAAGCTTTTATG atgcaGCAAGACCCGAAAAGCGAGAGATCAAATGCCCTACTCCAGGTTGTGATGGCACGGGCCATGTCACCGGCCTCTATCCCCATCACAGGAGCCTCTCAGGATGTCCTCACAAGGACAGGATCCCTCCAGAGA TCCTGGCCATGCATGAGAATGTATTAAAGTGTCCAACACCTGGATGTACAGGACAGGGTCATGTGAACAGCAACCGCAACACACACCGAAG tttatctggATGTCCTATCGCTGCAGCCGAAAAGTTGGCTCGGTCCCATGAGAAGCAACAACAGCCTGGAGATCTCaccaaaaataacacaaactCCGACAGGATACTCAG GCCCATGTGCTTCGTAAAGCAGCTGGAGATTCCTCAGTATGGCAGCTACAGACCCAATATGGTTCCTGCAACGCCAAGAGCCAATCTAGCCAAGGAACTGGAAAAGTACTCCAAGGTTACGTTCGATTATGCAAGTTTCGACGCTCAGGTTTTCGGCAAACGCCTGATTGCCCCAAAGATTCAAACAAGCGAAAACTCACCCAAAGCCTTTAAAT CTAAACCATATCCAAAGGCCTCATCCCCCAACCACAGCCCATCAAGCAGTTATGTTAAAAGcacttcttcttcctcctctggTTTTGACTACACCCATGATGCAGAGGCTGCTCACATGGCGGCGACAGCCATCTTAAACCTTTCCACCCGATGCTGGGAGATGCCAGAGAATCTTAGCACGAAACAGCAGGACCAGCCAAACAAA TCAATGGACATTGAAGTAGATGAAAATGGCACTTTGGATTTAAGCATGAACAAACACCGGAAACGGGAGAGCACATTTCCCAGTAGCAGCAGTTGCAGTAGCAGTCCCAGTATGAAATCCCCAGAACAGTCCCAACGCCAAAACTGCACAAGTGCCACCAGCAGCAACATGACGTCACCCCAGTCCAGCCAGACCTCCCGACAAGATGACTGGGATGGGCCCATCGACTACACCAAGCCAAATCGCCAGCGGGAAGAAGAGCCGGAAGAA TCTGAGCCCGCCGGCGCTTCTTTTGCTTCATCGGAAGCTGATGATCAAGAGATGCAGGAGGAGAACTTTGAAGACCGCAAATATCCTGGTGACGTCACGCTTAGCAACTTTAAACTGAAGTTTCTTTCCAAGGACAGCAAGAAAGAGCTACTGAC ATATTTTGCTGCTCAACGGGATTTTCGGCCAGTACGTGATGGGGGGTGCGCAAGTCCAAAAGGGGGAGAAGCTGGAAAAAAGGCAGGAGCTCTCCTGAATGA CTGTCCTACCCCAGGATGTGATGGCAGCGGTCACATCACAGGGAACTATGCCTCCCACCGCAG GTGCCCCACTCCAGGATGTGACGGGTCTGGACACATTACAGGGAATTATGCGTCTCATCGGAG CTTGTCAGGTTGTCCTCGTGCCAAGAAAAGCGGAATGAAGGTTACACCCACAAAAGATGACAAGGACGACCCAGAACTGCTGAA GTGTCCAGTGCCTGGCTGTGATGGACTGGGACACATCAGTGGAAAATATGCATCTCACCGCAGTGCATCCGGCTGCCCCTTAGCTGCTCGCAGGCAGAAAGAAGGAACACTCAACGGATCTGCCTTCTCCTGGAAGTCTCTGAAAAATGAGGGTCCCACCTGCCCAACCCCTGGCTGCGATGGATCAGGCCATGCAAATGGAAGCTTTTTAACCCACCGCAG ctTGTCTGGCTGTCCACGGGCTTCTTTTGCTTCCAAAAAGGGAAAACTCTCAGGTGATGAGCTTCtaggaactaaattcaaaaccAGTGATG TGTTGGAGAACGATGAAGAGATTAAACAACTAAACAAGGAGATTAACGAGCTCACAGAGTCCAACACCGAGATGGAAGCAGACATGGTGAACCTACAGTCTCAG ataacATCAATGGAGAAAAATCTCAAGAACATTGAAGAGGAAAACAAGGTCATTGAAGAGCAAAACGAGGCCCTATTTGTAGAACTTTCTGGACTAAGTCAGGCCCTCATACGAAGTCTTACCAACATTCGCCTTCCACACCTG GAGCCCATCAGTGAACAGAATTTCGATGCCTATGTCAACACCCTCACTGACATGTACAGTAACAAAGAGTGTTACCAAAACCCCGAGAACAAAGCTTTGCTTGAAACTATCAAACAAGCAGTTAAAGGTAttcaggtctaa
- the MYT1 gene encoding myelin transcription factor 1 isoform X5 encodes MDEGYNMDSDGSEETEVKDEESGTEDSEGTLVETEEESESTEPKETPSPEPREAENSSTKETYEDQPSNNETPTKATYSSYQEIIANSLLNLGQIAKETLVSEGHLPESELETPKPSSGVVQIVQPEVEEATVEEVCDKEIIIQTEDAEEVIEVTSERSSESCLEPREDVNSEETCKKDMEDEDEDEEDDDIDEEDDDDLDGDEEEEQTSEMMTQDAPHASQGSPKIHCEGQFSPKPEYSVIVEVRSDDDKDDDNHSQKSAVTDESEMYDMMTRGNLGLLEQAIALKAEQVKVVREPSRVPTDNIKSFQSDEKQNRSIDTMRKSFYDAARPEKREIKCPTPGCDGTGHVTGLYPHHRSLSGCPHKDRIPPEILAMHENVLKCPTPGCTGQGHVNSNRNTHRSLSGCPIAAAEKLARSHEKQQQPGDLTKNNTNSDRILRPMCFVKQLEIPQYGSYRPNMVPATPRANLAKELEKYSKVTFDYASFDAQVFGKRLIAPKIQTSENSPKAFKSKPYPKASSPNHSPSSSYVKSTSSSSSGFDYTHDAEAAHMAATAILNLSTRCWEMPENLSTKQQDQPNKSMDIEVDENGTLDLSMNKHRKRESTFPSSSSCSSSPSMKSPEQSQRQNCTSATSSNMTSPQSSQTSRQDDWDGPIDYTKPNRQREEEPEESEPAGASFASSEADDQEMQEENFEDRKYPGDVTLSNFKLKFLSKDSKKELLTYFAAQRDFRPVRDGGCASPKGGEAGKKAGALLNDCPTPGCDGSGHITGNYASHRSLSGCPLADKSLRNLMAAHSADLKCPTPGCDGSGHITGNYASHRSLSGCPRAKKSGMKVTPTKDDKDDPELLKCPVPGCDGLGHISGKYASHRSASGCPLAARRQKEGTLNGSAFSWKSLKNEGPTCPTPGCDGSGHANGSFLTHRSLSGCPRASFASKKGKLSGDELLGTKFKTSDVLENDEEIKQLNKEINELTESNTEMEADMVNLQSQITSMEKNLKNIEEENKVIEEQNEALFVELSGLSQALIRSLTNIRLPHLEPISEQNFDAYVNTLTDMYSNKECYQNPENKALLETIKQAVKGIQV; translated from the exons ATGGATGAGGGTTACAACATGGACAGTGATGGCAGCGAAGAGACAGAAGTAAAAGATGAGGAATCAGGAACAGAGGATTCAGAAGGGACACTAGTAGAAACAGAAGAGGAATCTGAAAGCACTGAACCCAAAGAGACTCCCAGCCCTGAGCCCAGAGAAG CTGAAAACTCTTCCACGAAAGAGACCTATGAAGATCAACCATCAAACAACGAGACACCCACAAAAGCCACTTATAGCAGTTATCAAGAAATCATTGCCAATTCGCTCCTAAATCTGGGCCAAATTGCAAAAGAGACCTTGGTGTCAGAAGGACATTTGCCAGAAAGTGAATTGGAGACCCCCAAACCGAGCTCTGGGGTGGTGCAGATTGTCCAGCCAGAGGTGGAGGAAGCGACGGTGGAGGAAGTATGTGACAAAGAGATCATCATCCAAACAGAAGATGCAGAAGAAGTCATTGAGGTGACCAGTGAAAGAAGCAGTGAATCATGTCTAGAGCCTCGAGAAGATGTCAACTCTGAGGAGACCTGCAAAAAGGACATGGAAGATGAGGATGAAGATGAAGAGGATGATGACATTGATGAAGAGGATGACGATGATTTAGATGGTGATGAAGAAGAAGAACAGACATCAGAGATGATGACACAAGATGCCCCCCATGCTTCTCAGGGCTCCCCAAAAATTCACTGTGAAGGACAGTTCAGCCCAAAACCTGAATACTCGGTCATTGTGGAAGTCAGGTCGGATGACGATAAAGATGACGACAACCACTCTCAAAAATCAGCGGTGACTGATGAGTCTGAAATGTACGACATGATGACTCGAGGGAACCTGGGTCTTTTGGAACAAGCGATAGCTCTGAAGGCTGAACAAGTTAAAGTTGTGCGGGAACCTAGCAGGGTGCCGACGGACAACATTAAAAGCTTTCAATCTGATGAGAAGCAAAATAGATCAATAGACACCATGAGGAAAAGCTTTTATG atgcaGCAAGACCCGAAAAGCGAGAGATCAAATGCCCTACTCCAGGTTGTGATGGCACGGGCCATGTCACCGGCCTCTATCCCCATCACAGGAGCCTCTCAGGATGTCCTCACAAGGACAGGATCCCTCCAGAGA TCCTGGCCATGCATGAGAATGTATTAAAGTGTCCAACACCTGGATGTACAGGACAGGGTCATGTGAACAGCAACCGCAACACACACCGAAG tttatctggATGTCCTATCGCTGCAGCCGAAAAGTTGGCTCGGTCCCATGAGAAGCAACAACAGCCTGGAGATCTCaccaaaaataacacaaactCCGACAGGATACTCAG GCCCATGTGCTTCGTAAAGCAGCTGGAGATTCCTCAGTATGGCAGCTACAGACCCAATATGGTTCCTGCAACGCCAAGAGCCAATCTAGCCAAGGAACTGGAAAAGTACTCCAAGGTTACGTTCGATTATGCAAGTTTCGACGCTCAGGTTTTCGGCAAACGCCTGATTGCCCCAAAGATTCAAACAAGCGAAAACTCACCCAAAGCCTTTAAAT CTAAACCATATCCAAAGGCCTCATCCCCCAACCACAGCCCATCAAGCAGTTATGTTAAAAGcacttcttcttcctcctctggTTTTGACTACACCCATGATGCAGAGGCTGCTCACATGGCGGCGACAGCCATCTTAAACCTTTCCACCCGATGCTGGGAGATGCCAGAGAATCTTAGCACGAAACAGCAGGACCAGCCAAACAAA TCAATGGACATTGAAGTAGATGAAAATGGCACTTTGGATTTAAGCATGAACAAACACCGGAAACGGGAGAGCACATTTCCCAGTAGCAGCAGTTGCAGTAGCAGTCCCAGTATGAAATCCCCAGAACAGTCCCAACGCCAAAACTGCACAAGTGCCACCAGCAGCAACATGACGTCACCCCAGTCCAGCCAGACCTCCCGACAAGATGACTGGGATGGGCCCATCGACTACACCAAGCCAAATCGCCAGCGGGAAGAAGAGCCGGAAGAA TCTGAGCCCGCCGGCGCTTCTTTTGCTTCATCGGAAGCTGATGATCAAGAGATGCAGGAGGAGAACTTTGAAGACCGCAAATATCCTGGTGACGTCACGCTTAGCAACTTTAAACTGAAGTTTCTTTCCAAGGACAGCAAGAAAGAGCTACTGAC ATATTTTGCTGCTCAACGGGATTTTCGGCCAGTACGTGATGGGGGGTGCGCAAGTCCAAAAGGGGGAGAAGCTGGAAAAAAGGCAGGAGCTCTCCTGAATGA CTGTCCTACCCCAGGATGTGATGGCAGCGGTCACATCACAGGGAACTATGCCTCCCACCGCAG CCTTTCTGGTTGTCCTCTTGCTGACAAGAGTCTCAGAAATCTCATGGCTGCCCATTCTGCTGATCTCAA GTGCCCCACTCCAGGATGTGACGGGTCTGGACACATTACAGGGAATTATGCGTCTCATCGGAG CTTGTCAGGTTGTCCTCGTGCCAAGAAAAGCGGAATGAAGGTTACACCCACAAAAGATGACAAGGACGACCCAGAACTGCTGAA GTGTCCAGTGCCTGGCTGTGATGGACTGGGACACATCAGTGGAAAATATGCATCTCACCGCAGTGCATCCGGCTGCCCCTTAGCTGCTCGCAGGCAGAAAGAAGGAACACTCAACGGATCTGCCTTCTCCTGGAAGTCTCTGAAAAATGAGGGTCCCACCTGCCCAACCCCTGGCTGCGATGGATCAGGCCATGCAAATGGAAGCTTTTTAACCCACCGCAG ctTGTCTGGCTGTCCACGGGCTTCTTTTGCTTCCAAAAAGGGAAAACTCTCAGGTGATGAGCTTCtaggaactaaattcaaaaccAGTGATG TGTTGGAGAACGATGAAGAGATTAAACAACTAAACAAGGAGATTAACGAGCTCACAGAGTCCAACACCGAGATGGAAGCAGACATGGTGAACCTACAGTCTCAG ataacATCAATGGAGAAAAATCTCAAGAACATTGAAGAGGAAAACAAGGTCATTGAAGAGCAAAACGAGGCCCTATTTGTAGAACTTTCTGGACTAAGTCAGGCCCTCATACGAAGTCTTACCAACATTCGCCTTCCACACCTG GAGCCCATCAGTGAACAGAATTTCGATGCCTATGTCAACACCCTCACTGACATGTACAGTAACAAAGAGTGTTACCAAAACCCCGAGAACAAAGCTTTGCTTGAAACTATCAAACAAGCAGTTAAAGGTAttcaggtctaa